In Nitrospirota bacterium, the DNA window CTTCTAAGAGAAGGCTCTTTACAGCAGATGCAGTATGAGTACCGCTATGCGTAAAGGATATATACATATTTATACAGGAAACAGCAAAGGCAAAACCACTGCTGCATTAGGGCTTGCGCTAAGGGCAATGGGTGCAGGCCTTAAGGTATTCGTAGGACAGTTCGTAAAAAAAAGAATATGCAGCGAACATAAGGCGCTGAAAAGATTTAAAGACCTTATAACCATAAGGCAGTACGGAACCGGTTTTCTGAGAGCAAAAGTCCTTACCCCATCCGAAAAGGCATCTGCGAAAAAAGGGTTTGAAGATGTAAAAAAAGCGCTCCTGTCAGGACAGTATGATATGGTGATACTGGATGAGGTAAATATTGCTGTTCACTACGGACTTATTAGCGCAGATGATGTGCTGAAACTGCTTGATAGAAAGCCTCCGGAGACCGAGGTGATTATAACAGGCAGATATGCGGATGAAAAACTTATCAAAAAGGCAGACCTTGTAACAGAGATGAGGGAGATCAAGCATTACTTCAAGCAAGGCGTCAAGGCAAGGAAGGGGATTGAATACTGATCTGTTCAATATTGTTCAAGACTTTTAACCCTAATTAAAAAATGAAAAGAAGGCAACTGCGATCAGGATATACAACAGGCGCATGCGCTGCAGCAGCTGCGAAGGCAGCGGCAATGCTCTTGATAAGAGCAGAACAGCAGAGCAGCAGAACAGCAGAGCAGCAGTTTAAAATGAAAGAACATCCTACTGTGCTACTGCGCTACTGCGCTACTGCTCCAATAGAAGAAGTCGAGATTCCCTTTCCGGACAGCAGCAGAGTGAAGTTCAAGATTCAAGATTCAAGAGTTAAAATTCAAGACGGACATTTAACAGCAACTGCATCTGTGATTAAAGATGCCGGCGATGACCCTGATGTTACGAATGGAGCAGAGATAGTCGCAGAAGCGAGATTTTTAGAGCAACAGAGCAGTCCCGATTTAATCGGGACGCTACTGCACTACTGCGCTACTGGGCTTGCCATTAAAGGCGGCAAAGGCGTTGGCGTAGTTACAAAACCGGGGCTGCCAATACCTGTTGGTGAAGCGGCTATAAATCCGGTGCCGAGGAGAATGATAAAAGAGGCTGTATCAGAGGCGGTTCAAGGGTTCAAGGGTTCAAGGGTTCAAGGGTTAGAAGTAACTATTTCAGTCACTAACGGCGAAAAGCTTGCGAAAAAGACGCTGAATCAAAGACTGGGGATTATCGGCGGCATTTCCATACTCGGGACAACAGGCATTGTGAAGCCAATTTCCGCAGAGGCATGGACCGCCACTATCATATCGTCAATGGATGTCGCTAAGGCAATGGGACGCAGTGAGATAGTATTGTCCGCAGGGAGGTCCTCAGAAAAAGCTCATATGGAGAAATTCGATCTCCCTCAGGAATCGTATGTAATGATGGGAGATTATCTCGAATTTGCCTTGTTTGAGGCAAAAAAACATGCATTCAAAAAAATACATCTCTGCGCTCAGTGGGCTAAGATGCTGAAGATCGCCATGGCAACGCCGCAAACCCATGTGAGACATGGGTCGATCGATATAAAAAAAGCTATTGAATTTTTAAAGAATATAGATTCTGAATTCTGTGCTCTTGGTTCTGAATATAATACGGCAATGGAAATTTTTAATTTTATTGTTTCATCTTCCCATTCACCCATTCACCGATTCACCAATGTTTGTGTTGCTGCTAAAAAATATGCAGAAGGCATCGCCTCAGAAATACCTGTTATTTCATATCTTGTATCGTACGAAGGGAAGATAATTGCAAACAGTGAATAAAATCTACATCATAGGAATCGGCTACAAGCCCCTTGATAAAAGGGCACGGGAGATTATTTTGAATTCCGAAATCATCCTTGCTTCAAAAAGGCTCTCGGAGGTTTTTAAGAGATATGAAGAATATGGGGCAGTCAAGGATAAAGTCAAGGTAATCAACAATGTGGATGAAACCATTGCGTTTATCAAATCCCTAATCCCTAATCCCCAATCCCCTAATATCGTCCTTCTTGCCTCAGGCGATCCCACATTTTTTGGAATCGGCAGAAGGGCTGTCAGGGAATTTGGAAAAGAAATTGTAGAGATACTTCCTGATTTATCAAGCATACAAATTGCGTTTTCACGGATAAAAGAATCATGGGATGACGCATTTTTAATGAGCCTTCACGGCGGGCCTGATCCTGAAAAAAGAAGAAGGTTGCCGTATGAGCTGGACGATATTCCGTATTTACTTCAAAGGCATAACAAAATCCTAATCCTCACTGACAAAGAAAACAACCCTGCAATAATAGCAAAGTTTTTAAACTCGTCACTTATCACTCGTCACTCGTCACTTAAAATACATGTCTGTGAGAAGCTCGGCTATCCAGATGAAAAAATAACAGAGGGCACACCTGAAGAGATTGCAGAGATGTTGTTTGCAACTCCGAATGTGGTGATTGTTATTAAGGAAAATTCACTTTTGTCATTCCCGCTTGTCGGGAATCCTTCCGAGCTGTCCGGAAACGCAAAGAAAGATTGCGGACAAGCCGCAATGACAGATAAGATCAAATTCGGTTTATCAGAAACCGAAATCATTCATTCCAGAGGGCTCATAACTAAAAATGAAGTTAGGGCAGTGACCATTCACAAGTTGAGCCTTCCTCAAAGAGGTGTGCTATGGGACATAGGCGCAGGCTCAGGTTCTGTATCAATAGAAGCTGCAAGGCTGTATCCTGAATTAAAGGTTTTTGCCGTTGAAAAAGACGAGGAGCAGATTAAAAACATCAAGGAGAACAGGATTAAATTTGACGCTGTCAATATTGAAATA includes these proteins:
- the cbiE gene encoding precorrin-6y C5,15-methyltransferase (decarboxylating) subunit CbiE, yielding MNKIYIIGIGYKPLDKRAREIILNSEIILASKRLSEVFKRYEEYGAVKDKVKVINNVDETIAFIKSLIPNPQSPNIVLLASGDPTFFGIGRRAVREFGKEIVEILPDLSSIQIAFSRIKESWDDAFLMSLHGGPDPEKRRRLPYELDDIPYLLQRHNKILILTDKENNPAIIAKFLNSSLITRHSSLKIHVCEKLGYPDEKITEGTPEEIAEMLFATPNVVIVIKENSLLSFPLVGNPSELSGNAKKDCGQAAMTDKIKFGLSETEIIHSRGLITKNEVRAVTIHKLSLPQRGVLWDIGAGSGSVSIEAARLYPELKVFAVEKDEEQIKNIKENRIKFDAVNIEIIKGQAPDVLINLPVPDRVFIGGSGGAIKEIIEFVSSKISSGIVVINAITIETLNEAIKSLENKGFVVEVSEISVSRSKTVSGKRHMSALNPVFIITGIKQ
- a CDS encoding cobalt-precorrin-5B (C(1))-methyltransferase, with translation MKRRQLRSGYTTGACAAAAAKAAAMLLIRAEQQSSRTAEQQFKMKEHPTVLLRYCATAPIEEVEIPFPDSSRVKFKIQDSRVKIQDGHLTATASVIKDAGDDPDVTNGAEIVAEARFLEQQSSPDLIGTLLHYCATGLAIKGGKGVGVVTKPGLPIPVGEAAINPVPRRMIKEAVSEAVQGFKGSRVQGLEVTISVTNGEKLAKKTLNQRLGIIGGISILGTTGIVKPISAEAWTATIISSMDVAKAMGRSEIVLSAGRSSEKAHMEKFDLPQESYVMMGDYLEFALFEAKKHAFKKIHLCAQWAKMLKIAMATPQTHVRHGSIDIKKAIEFLKNIDSEFCALGSEYNTAMEIFNFIVSSSHSPIHRFTNVCVAAKKYAEGIASEIPVISYLVSYEGKIIANSE
- the cobO gene encoding cob(I)yrinic acid a,c-diamide adenosyltransferase — protein: MRKGYIHIYTGNSKGKTTAALGLALRAMGAGLKVFVGQFVKKRICSEHKALKRFKDLITIRQYGTGFLRAKVLTPSEKASAKKGFEDVKKALLSGQYDMVILDEVNIAVHYGLISADDVLKLLDRKPPETEVIITGRYADEKLIKKADLVTEMREIKHYFKQGVKARKGIEY